CATAGCAATGCATGACAGTACATATTAATGAGTAGAAAGAATGCCTGTAGAACAATCAAGATATCAAATTGTAGCGTCACGTGAGCTTTTAAAAAAAGGAAAAAGCACATGATATAAGTGATTGCGACATAGCACGCCGTGAATATAAGTAGGATTAGTAGCCGATTAAGCCAAAACCAACCTTTTGTTGGATAGCGTAATAGCATATTGTAGGAAAAAGAAGTGGAGCGAGGCTTCCAAACAATTTGAATTAATAGCACATAACCAAACCATAACAAAGTCCAATACATCCAAGTAAGTTCCTCCACTTTACCTAAAAGCGCAGTATATGCTTGGTACAATGTCAGTCCATCAAAAAGAGATGTCATATGGAGTAGCAATAAAGTAGTACATAATGGATAGACAATACAAATACAACTAATTTTAAGGGCATCTTCTCGCAGTAGTTTCCACTCTAACGAAAATGTTGTCATGAATCATCATCTCGCACGTAAAAGTCTAGTTTATTGACTAAGTAATGAATGGCATTGATTAATAATATCGTAACAGCCACTAATATAAAGAATGAACTAATAGGGGACGTATATTCACTTTTATGAAAGGCAATAAACACAAAGTGCTTTATATATCGATCCAACATGCCAAGAATCATAACTATAATTGCACTAATGAAGTTATTTTTGAAAAGTTGTTGGAACACGATATAAAGCAACCCGAAAATAACCGTAACACAATAAAACATATAGATAAAGTAAAGTAATGAACCGTTTTCTTTAGGCTCAGGCACATATAATAATAAGGCACTGTAATTTGTGAGATACGGTGAAAAAAGCGACTTCGCTAGCGATGTGCTCAACAAACTACTTCCGAAAACAATTGCTGTAAAAAAGGCGGTCACGATAAAAACGAAGCAAACTTTATACGAAGCAAATTGCTGCCGGTGTCGATATCTTCTAAGTAATAGCCAATCATTGTCTTTTGATGAAAAAGGCGCTAATAATAATAAAAAAACAGGAATATAGAAGTGCTCATAACGAGAGGCTACTATAAAGTCTTTCAGTGTATGCCATCTATTAGCCACTGAAGTGATAGGTAATACTTCAAATAGATGTAACATTATCATAAAACATGCCACAATCCAAAAGAGCAATTTTTTTAAGCGAATATCCTGCAGACAATATGTCAAGTATTTATAAAACATCTTCATATTTCCTCATGCCAATAAAGTAGATGACAAATGTAAGTGAAATTTGCATCAGGAATTCGACAACCATAATGGAAATGGTGTTGTCTCCATGTATACCATCTGGGGCTAAAAAGAAAAAGGGAGCCCATTTTGGGTTATTGGTAGCTAAAAACCAAATACTTGTATAAATAATTTGCGGCATAAAAATCATTAAATAATAATTTTTAATAAACATGGAAAGCGCTAGCCCCATACAAACATACGCACTAGCAAACAATCCACCGATAATATAAAATACAGCAGCATATAAATAAGGAGATATACTGAGTAAATCCGAAAAAAGAGGTTGGATATCTCCTTTAAAAACACTTATCGCATTATCAGGTATCGCCAATGTCCCTTCAACAAACCCTATATAAATATTAGTATAGGCTGTATAATCCCAATGATTCGTAAATAGATTAACAAGCACTACACCTAAACATAGTGGCACTACGAACATAAAAAAGGTAGTGAAAAAAGTAGTGGCAAACTTTGCTGTGTAATATTTTCGTTTATCCATCCGCATAAAGATAAAATGTTGATAGCCACTTTTTCTTTCACGATAAATTGAATCTACAAGTGCAATAGAAATCAACAACGGAAATAGTAAATAATACAATTCAGATGCGAAATTATTCGTAAAACCGAGCCATTGCTTATGCGGAGAAATAAAAATAAGCACATCTTTCACAATTTCTTCGTCATAGTATTGGCTATAAATCCGTTCAGTTAATTGATACTCTTCGTTATGTTCTTTCACACCTATTACGACAGCAATCACAACAAGCAGTATTAAGGCACAAATGCTAAGATAAAAGTTTTTATTGTTAAATAGTTTTTTTATATTCGATAAGCATTGATATCCTCCTACTCAAAAACAGGGTTGTCCCTATTCTTGAATAAGACAACCCTTTCTAAAAATCGATAAAAGAATGACAATGAACGTTGTTATATTAATATTTGGCGTGCTCTATTTCATCTTGTGTCTGGATAAAATCTTCCTGAGATTTCTACACTCACCAATTTTCTTTGGTCATTTTCTGCTACTAGTGTTACATCGCCACCAACAGCACTTTGATCTACAATGAAGAAACGTGTATCATTATCAGTTACATCTTTAGCAGTATTAGAAACCTTTTTCCCTTTAGCATCCACAATCCACATAGTTGCTCTGTAATCTTGACCAACTATAGAGTTTTCAACTTTTGAGTTACTATTATTGTCTTTAGTCCCTGTTGCTAAATAGATATTTCTCGATAAACTGGGCAGTTCCTTCGCATAGGTGATAGCACTCGTTCCCGCACTTGCTACACCCGCACTCACCAATAATCCTAAGGCACAAACGGTTGTTGCTAGTCTTTTCTTCATGTAAAATCCAACTCCTTCTTTGTATTTTGATGAGAATAAACCAAAAGCAACAAAACAACGAAGTAACAATAAAGATTCATAGAGAAAGGGGTATTTCATTCTCTAATTATCAATTATTATAAAATTCAAAACTTTTGAACTTCAATATTTTTTGCAAAGAAAAGCCAATTTTTCTAGCATTAAAATTCAAAAAAAATTCGAAAAATAGGTAGGTTTTGGAAGGTTGAAAAGACATAAAAAAGCCCGAAAGTCTAAATTGACTTTCGGGCAATACTCTATTATTTAGTAAAAAGTGCAATAAGCTGGCGAGAACGTTTTCGTCCGAGTACTGCTTCCACTTCACTGAGTACATCTTTTGGAATACCTAAAAAGAGCCAAGAAAAAGAGAATTGCTCTAGATAAGGTCGAAGCTTTTTCACTTCAGAAGTGGTAATGTCAAAACCTTCGGCACGGGCAATCGCTACAACTTCTTTATCACTACTTTGAGATAATTGTTGCAAAAATTGAATACTCACAAAAAATCCCTCCTTTTAAGTTTTGTTTTCTTTACAAATACTAAACTTTCATTTATACTTACAATTTGTAAATCGTAATGATTTTGAATTAGAAAGAAGCGATCATGCATGAAACAAGCATTAATTGACATTGAAAATGTGTCATTTCAATATGACTATACACAAGTATTAAAAAACATCTCATTTCGTGTGGAAGAAGGAGATTTTTTGGCGCTCCTAGGTCCGAATGGCTCTGGGAAATCGACATTACTGAAAATTATTTTAGGTTTATTAAAACCGATGTCTGGTGAAATTACATTATTTGGAGAGCCAAGTGCAACGTTTAAACATCGTGAATGGATTGGCTATGTTTCTCAAAAATCCAATGCCTTCAACTCTGGTTTTCCTGCAACGGTTCAAGAAGTAGTTATTAGTGGATTATCAAAAAAATTAGGGCTCTTTAAGCGTCCTTCGAAGGATGCCAAAAGCAAAGTATACGAGGCATTAAAAGCCGTAGGGATGGACGCCTTTATGAAACGAAATATTGGCGAGTTATCTGGTGGACAACAACAGCGCGTATTTATTGCACGTGCTTTAGTCAGTGAGCCACGATTACTAATTTTAGATGAACCAACAGTCGGCATTGATCACGAGAATGTGCAGTCCTTTTATGATATGCTGGCGAAATTGAATAGGGAACAAGGAATTACGATGATTCTTGTTACACATGATGTTGATACGGTATCAAACCGCATTAGCCATGTTGCTTGCCTTAATCAAACAATTCATTTCCACGGCTACAAAAACGAATTTGATTCGATTTCTCAGGATGCGCTAGACGCTTGGTATGGCCATTCGGTGAGAAAGATTCACTAAAAGGAGAAGGCACAATGATTGAAGCAATTTTTCACTATGAGTTTTTACAAAATGCCTTTTTCTCTGGCTTATTAATTGGCATCATCGCACCACTATTAGGTGTATTTATCGTAGTTCGTAGGCTATCACTGATTGCTGATGCATTATCCCATGTTACACTTGCGGGGATTGCTGGTAGCTTATATGTAAGTCAGTCTGTTGCTGCATTAGCAATGCTCAACCCAATTTACTTAGGCATACTTGCTTCTGTGAGTGGCTCGATATTAATTGAGCGCTTACGCCGTTTATATAAGCATTATGAAGAACTTGCCATTCCGATAATTATGTCTGGTGGAATTGGCATTAGCGCAATTTTTATTTCACTTGCCAGTGGCTTTAGCACCGATTTAATGAGCTATTTATTTGGTTCTGTTTCGGCTGTGTCGAGGCAGGATTTATGGGTCGTTATTGGGATTGCGATTGTAGTTATTGTGTTTTTATATTTCTTCTTTAAAGAATTATTTGTGCTATCGTTTGATGAGGAATATGCCAAAGCAAGTGGTTTGCCAGCTCGCTGGGTTCACCTGTTGTTTATGATTGTGACAGCACTAGTAATTGCTGCTAGTATGCGCATCGTAGGTATTTTACTTGTTTCATCTTTAATGACTTTGCCAGTGGCTGCCGCCATGCGTCTGGCTAAAGGTTTTAAACAAACGATACTCTATGCAATTGTATTTGGCGAGGTAGCAGTGTTCATAGGATTAGTAAGTGCATTTTACTTAGATTTAGCGCCAGGTGGTACGATTGTCGTTACGTCTATTCTTATTTTATTGCTAGTTATTATCGTGAAGAAAATAATGTTAAAGGTATCTGTAAAACAAGGGGAGGAAGCACTGTGAATATTTCAAGAGCGTGGGAAATTTTAAAAGAAAACGGCTATAAAAAAACAGATAAACGTGAGTTAATTTTAAATATGTTTGCGGAAACGGATAAATATTTAACCGCTCGAGATTTATTAGATGTGCTGAAAAAAGATTTTCCAGGTATGAGCTTCGATACAATTTATCGTAATCTTTCAACGTTTGTAAAGCTTGGCATTTTAGAAGAGACTGAGTTGTCTGGTGAACGAAATTTTCGTATGCATTGTGAATCTGAACATCATCACCATCATTTCATTTGTATGGATTGTGGCAATGTAAAAGAGCTGAATGTTTGCCCGATGGAAATGTTAGGTGAGAAGCTTCCAGATTATGAAATTGAAAATCATAAATTTGAAATTTACGGAAAATGCCCAGAATGTAAACATGAAACCCTGTCAAATTAGTTTTGACAGGGTTTTTACTTATATCAAAGGAGTATGTTTAGAAGGAAAGGGTATACTCCATTCTCAGTGAAAGAAGGCTACTATGCTCTTACTACACGAATAGCATCTATTTTTTTGCAATCGATAATAAGTGGTGATGTTGAACCAGCTTCTAGGAAATAAGCACAGCAATTTCTACAATTGAAGCTCACAAAAGTTAAACCAAGGAAACTAAGACCGCCTGCTAAGAAAACATCAACTACAGCTCCAACTTCTAATTTTCTTAATTGCTCACAGATGCAGCTTCTGCAGTTGTTCACTGCTTTGTGGCATTTCTCTTCTTTACATTCATGTTCTTTTTTGTGGCTACATTTGCAAGGTTTATGACATTTACAAGGAGCCCAGTTCATATGAGTAACATAACGTCTATCTTCCATTCATATTACCTCCTTTCTCCATCACTTAATGTAAAGCTATTGCCTTACACTAATAATCTATGTTTTGTTGAAGAATGGAGGGTGGTAATATGTCCGATAAACAAAGAAAAAACTATTTTTTTCTTTTAATAAATGTTGTTAAAGTTTATTTTATATGGCAAAGGTGTGATTGTACCGATATGGTTGTCATAGAGATAGAAGTCTATCGGTGGGGAATAGGAAAGAATGTTATGTTTAAAGAGCAGAATATGCATTTTAAAAAAAGAAACGACGAATGTTGTTATTTTTACAAGCATTCGTCGTTGTTTCATTATTGGTGTTTTTGTTGGAATGCTACCATGAAATCGCGAAGTGCTTCGCAAGTTTCTAATGGCACAGCATTATATGTTGATGCACGGCAACCACCTACTGAGCGGTGACCATTTAAACCGATAAATCCAGCTGCTTTTGCTTCAGCTAGGAATTGTTTTTCAAGTTCTTCATCAGCGACGCGGAACGTGATGTTCATTAATGAACGGCTTTCTGGCGTTGCGTGACCTTTATAAAAGCCATTGCTGTTATCGATCGCATCGTAAATTACTTGTGCTTTAGCTTCATTAAGTTTAGCAACAGCTTCGACGCCACCTTTAGCTTCCACCCATTTCAATACTTCACCTAACATGTAGATACCGAATGTTGGTGGTGTATTATATAATGAGTTACCATCCGCATGTGTTGTATATTTAAGCATTGTTGGAATTTCTTTATTTGCTTTTTCTAGTAAATCCTTGCGAATAATAACGACTGTTACACCAGAAGGACCAAGGTTTTTTTGCGCACCTGCATAAATGATACCAAATTTACTTACGTCTACAGGTTTAGATAGGATGTCACTTGACATATCTGCTACTAAAGGAACATGACCTGTTTCAGGGAATTCTTTCCATTGAGTACCATAAATTGTATTGTTAGAAGTAATGTGCACGTATGCATCGTCTTCATTAAATTGAATATCTGATAATGCTGGGATATTACGATATTTATTTTCCTTTGTGCTTGCTGCTTCAACAGGTGTACCGAATAATTTAGCTTCTTTGAATGCTTTTTCTGACCATGAACCAGATAATACATAGCTTGCTTTTTTATCGGCTTGGAGGAAGTTCATCGGTACCATTGTGAATTGAAGGCTTGCCCCACCTTGTAAGAATAGTACTTCATAGTTTTCTGGAATAGCATAAAGTTTTTTTAATAGAGCAATTGCTTCGTTATGTACTTCGTCGAAAATTGCACTACGGTGACTCATTTCCATAATAGACATACCTGAATTACGGAAGTTTACTAATTGTTGTTGAGCGTTTTCTAATACTTCTAGGGGTAGTGCAGAAGGACCTGCGTTAAAATTGTATGCTCGTTGTGTCAAAATGGTACACTCCTTGTTTTGTTTAATAAAAGCACCTTTATTGGATTATAACTTAATTTTCAAGAGAAAAAACAAAATTCTCAATTTTTTATTTATGTACGATGAAAACGAGCATTTTAGTGTCAGGCACGCACACAATTGGCACACAATTTGTTTTATGTATCGCATATTGATGAAAAACTACATAGATAAAAAATTTTCGGTATACTGAAAGGTAAGAAATAGTGAAAGGGGTGTATGTATGTTTACAATAGAACAAGCAAGTCTGATTGTTGTGGATGTCCAAGGCAAATTGGCAACGATTGTAGAGGATAGTGAAACAGTCATTCAAAATGTAGCAAAACTAGTACAAGCGATGGACGCTTTGGATGTACCTGTGTTATGGCTTGAACAAAATCCAAGTCGTTTAGGTGGAACTGCCTTAGAAATAGCGCAGCATCTTCAGGGGGCCCCGATTGCCAAAATGGCTTTTAGTGCTTGTCAGGAGCAAGCCTTTATCGATGCAGTTAAAGCAAGTGGTCGTACCCAATTTATCGTGACAGGTATTGAAGCGCATATTTGCGTTTATCAAACAGCAAGACAACTGAAAGAACAAGGCTTTGAGGTGGAAGTAGTTGTGGATGCGGTGTCCTCTCGTACAAAAGCCAATAAGGAAATAGGGCTAGATAAAATGAAGGCACTAGGTATATTGCCAACGAGCACAGAAATGATTTTATATGAGCTTTTACAAGGTGCGAATCATCCACATTTTAAAACAGTGTTACAACTCGTTAAATAACGATTTACTTGCCAGCAACCTTTAAAAGTAAATGCATAGCAGACAAAGGCGATAGCAAAAAAAGTGGCTGGGACATAAGAGAAAAAGTGTTAAATTGAACCTAATCAATCTAACACTTTTTTGCTATGCCGTTGTTGTCCGCTACGACGGTGCTTTCCGCTCAGCACAGTAAGCCGCAATCCTCGCTACGCGCGGTCTGCCCGCGGCTAACATTATGTGCTGTTCTGAGCTGGAGTCACTGCCTTCGCTACCAACAACTAGTGAACACTTCTAATTTTTTTAATTGCAAAAGCAAGAATAGCTAAGGTCTCCATATAGCAAAAATTTACGAACAGCTTTCCTCTGTTCCTTAATATTTTTTAGTTTTGTCCCAGCCACCTTTTCTCTTTTGTGTCAGCACTTTTTATGCAGGCATTTCCGTTGGAGTTGGTTTTGCATAACCATTTTTGTATGTTTCATCAATTGTTTGGCGGATTTCTTTTAGAGTCATGCCATCTTTATGCATTTTTGCGGATTGTAGTGCGATTTCCAAACAAACAGCGCAACGTGTGCCATGATCATCCCATACAATTGTTCCGTCTTGCTTTTTTTCTTGAATAAAGCAGTTTAAATTACTTTTATGTCCAACAGATTCTCCACAGCCACAGTAGCATGGCATCCATTCTAAAATTTCGGTTGATTGTCCAGCTATTTGGTAGACTAAGCGAATATTTTCAGATTGGCTATCTAAAAATGTTGGCAGGACATCAGCACTTGCTGTCTCTTCCTGAATATCTCCTGTTACATGAGCATGTCCATCATGTGAAGCTTCATTTTGAGTATCTTTTGGCTGTTCTTCCGTCGCTTGTTTGTCAGTTCCGCAAGCACTTAACACGAGCAATAACAACGTAAAAATGGATATTAATTTTTTCAAAAAAACGCCTCCTACATGTTTACAATATTTTCATTATAACATTGGTCACGTCAATATTTATAGCTAGCGTAGTCACAAATCAGTGAAAAATATCTAATCCGCGTGTTTTGTTCATTAAAAGTTCCATTTTTTCGCCTAGCAATTTTTTTAAGAACAAGCCAAACAACAGAAAAACTAACCAGAAGCTTAGTAAGAATGTAAGATCTATCCATATTTTGGACCAAATGATGCCACCAACTGCTTCACGCATCATGCCGATTGCATAAGTAAACGGTAAAAATGGATTAATTACTTGGAAAAACGTTGGTAACAATTCAACGGGGTAAGTACCGCCAGAACCAGCAATTTGTAAAACCAACATCACAATGGCTAGTGCTTTACCTACATTTCCAAATACAGATACTAGCGTGTAGACCACTGTAATAAAAACAAAGCTAATGATTAAACCAAAAAGAATAAAGGAAAGAGGCGCACGAATGGAGATGTCTAACAGTAAAATATCACCAATTGTAATAATCAATGTTTGGATAATGGAGATAGTTGCAAAAGTCATTAATCGCCCAAAATATATTTCACGAATGCTATATTGTGGGTTGTCGTGAATATTCACTGCAAGAAGAGAAATCAGCAACAAACAACCGACCCAAATAGATAAAACGGTATAAAATGGTGTCATGGCTGTTCCGTAATTTGCAATTGGAAATATTCTATGTTCTGCTAGTTTGACTGGTTCTTCAAAAAAATCTCGCTCTGCTTCGACATCATTTTTTAATAATTGAACGATTTCAGAGATATCGGTTTCGTTTTCTAATGTCCGTAGCTTATTAGCAAGGTCGATAATCTTTTTACTTAGTGTAGGGAAGTCAGATTGAATGGTAGCTATAGCCTTATTGGCCGTTACTAACGTATTTTTGGCATTGCTTAATCGTTGTTTTGCCTGTGGAATGGAGCTTTGCACTTTCGTTAGCATAGTTGATGCATTTGTTAATGTATCCTTTGCAGCATTCAAGGTTGTATGAATTTGTGGTTCCAGTTTATCTGAATAGTAACTAAGAAACTGATTTAAATGATTTGCAGCATCTTGAGCCGTTTGTTGGACTGCGGCAATATCTTTTTTTATTGTTTGCTCGTCGATATTATTGAATTGTTGTACTTTATTTGAGACATCCGTTACTACAGCATTTAGTTGACGTAATGTAGAGAGCACACTAATCATAGAGTCGCTAGCAATCGGATTTGCTTGTAACTTTCCTTGTATGGACTCCAATTGCTGAATAATACCTTTATTATCTAATAGAGCGATAACATCATTCGATCGCTCCTGTTGAAGCGATGAAATCACCGTTTGGAGAGAGTTTTCCAGTTGTTTACGAGAGGAGGCATCTGCCTGTGTTAACTTCTGTAAAGCTTCCAACGTTTGGATACTATTATTTACTTTATCTTGTGAAGATGTTAACTGCTTTTGCAGTTCGTCTTTAGATTTTGCTAAGGTAGCTGTATCTGTCTGGATAGTTTGCAATTGCTCTAAAAGCTGTGAGAATCGTTGAGCGATTGTTTGTACGCTTTCTAAATCTGCTTTTACAATGGGGGAAAGCTGAGTGAACAGCGTATCTGCCTCGTTTATCAGCTGTAAACCATTGTGGATAGTTGTTAGACCGCTAGTTGTCATTTTTTCTATCTCGGGTATTTCACTGATAGTGGTGTCCAATAATTTTTCAGCATCTTTTCCACCTTTTGCAGTTTGAGCTAAAAATGATTCAATATCAGGAAGATGTTGTTCAATTGTGAAAATATAATGTTCAAATTTTTTGAAGTCTGGAATCTCGTGTTCGATTTCAATGCCAATGGTATTAAACATAGAAAAAAGTGTGCCATTGACTGTTGAGATAAATTCACTCGAAACTTGTTGGGTAATAACACCGGCGCCTTTACCTGTAATTTTGGGAGCAATAGGATTAATTTTTTCATTTACATAATAATCAATATGCGCTTTTGTAGGTTGATCGGTCAAAATGGATGTAAGCTTTTCTGAAAAATCGTTAGGAACGATAAGTACTGCAAAATAATCACCAATGTTTAATGAATCGAGCGCTTCTTTCCTTGGGAGAAAGTACCATGAAAAGCTATTGTTTGCTTGTAAATTGCTCATTAATTCCTTTCCAATGTTTAAATTTTCACCTTTAATTGTAGTGCCATCATCTTCATTGACAACAGCAATTTTCATATTTGCCGTGTGCGCGTATGGATCCATCGAAGCATAGATATTCAACCATGCATACAAAGAAGGTAAAAAAATGAGCCCACCAACAATGACAGCAACTACCCAGTTTGATACTATATTTAAGATATCACTTTTATAAATTCGAAAAACATGTTGGAAAGTAGGTTTCATAGTAAATTTCACTCCAAATTCATTTTGCGCATTATAGTAAGTAGGTTTCCATAAATACATTAAATTATGTTTGAATTGTGCGAAAACTTACTATGAAAGACGAATTAGTTTACTAGCTTCTAAAAACACTTTATAATCAATTCCAAATACACTAAAAGTAGGACATTTTTTATGTGAAATCGGAGGAGTTTAATTGAAAAAGCTACTAATTATTGGTTCGGTTATTGTTGTATTATTTGCAGCGATTATTGTACTTACAAATGTATCAAACAAAAACAAACTGGCGAGTGCGAATAATCCATACGGAGACAAAAATCTAAAACAAGAAACAATTGACCAATTAGATGATGAAAATTACCAAAATATTATGTTGCCTGATGAGCTAGAAAAGAAGATTAAAGCTGGGGAAGATGTCAATGCGTATTTCTTTAGTCCAGTTTGTGTACACTGTCAAGCATTCACACCCGTATTAATGCCGGTTGCAGATGATTTAGGCGTAAATATTGCACAATTAAACGTATATGAATATGGAGATTTATGGGATAAGTATAATCTCGAAGCAACGCCAACTTTTATTCGTTTTGAAGATGGCAAAGAAACTGCACGTTTTGTAGGGGCATTAGCTGAAGAAGATTTACGAGCTTTCTTAGATAAAGAAGTATTAAAAAAATAACGCACAGAAGAGACTGAACCAATGGGACAGTCTCTTTTTTATTCAAATAGATAGCAAACGAAATGGAGAGTGCTTTATAGAGTGAAGTATGTATAATATATACTATATAGAATGAGGTGTATGAAAACTGGAGGAAGAATGGATGACAATGGAAGAATACTTTTATAATGGAGAGCTGATGAAATGTTATAAGGCTGCTATGCAAATTGCAGATGGGCCTGATAAGGAGTTAGCTACTAAATATATTACTTTGTTGGATGAGTACGATGTTGCTACATTGCCGAAGCCAACACTTTTCTTGGAAACTCAGCATAGTGAACGAGCGAATGAAAGTTATCCTGAATCAGATGATGTTTTAGCAATACGTGCTATAAAAGATGAAGCGGCATTTGCGAAGCGAGTAAAAGCGCTAGAGGACATGGCTAAATCAGGTTCAGCTAATGAAAAGGCACAATCATTTTTTACACAGGGCGAGCTGTTTTTATTTGCCCATCATTACAATGAAAGTGTCCATTGCTTCAAGCAGGCAGTAAAAGCAAATCCTAATAAGGCTTTGTATTGGGGCATAACAGGTCAAACGATGCATCGTTTTGGTTGGATGCCATTTGATGCACTTGCTTATTTAGAGCAAGCCATTGACTTAGATCCGACAAATGCTCGCTGGAAGTGGAATAAAGCCCTTGTGTTAATTCAGCTTGCAAAAGATTTACAGATGGCACCGTTTATAGCGAATGCAGCGATTACATTAGAGGAAGCCATTGCTTCTTGTGGTGAGCATCAGCGATCTCTAAAAGATGCAATCCAAAATACCATTGATAATATGGATAGTTATGTATTTTCATAAAATGAACATGCTAAGACTGAAGATAAACTCGTTAATTACGAGGATATTTTCAGTCTTCTTCCTTTTTTCAACAGTTGAAACATTTTATCCATTTTTCTTTGATTGAATTTTAGGTATATCATGGTAATCTATTAGTAGAATCATCTCAAAATTATTTATACATAATGAATTATTATAAAGTAGCGGTTATCAGCCAAGTGAAAGTAGGGATCATCGTGTGGGAATTAAATAAACATTTTTCTTTATTTAGGAAAGGGATACTATTCATATTATTCTCTAGCGTATTATTGATGATCATTGGTTATTGGAGTGATGAATTTTACGGGATTTTTGGAAAGAGTAATTATGTTTCGATTCATTTGCTAATAGAAATTTTGATCATTGTTGTGA
This genomic interval from Lysinibacillus sphaericus contains the following:
- a CDS encoding thioredoxin family protein, producing MKKLLIIGSVIVVLFAAIIVLTNVSNKNKLASANNPYGDKNLKQETIDQLDDENYQNIMLPDELEKKIKAGEDVNAYFFSPVCVHCQAFTPVLMPVADDLGVNIAQLNVYEYGDLWDKYNLEATPTFIRFEDGKETARFVGALAEEDLRAFLDKEVLKK
- a CDS encoding O-linked GlcNAc transferase, which translates into the protein MTMEEYFYNGELMKCYKAAMQIADGPDKELATKYITLLDEYDVATLPKPTLFLETQHSERANESYPESDDVLAIRAIKDEAAFAKRVKALEDMAKSGSANEKAQSFFTQGELFLFAHHYNESVHCFKQAVKANPNKALYWGITGQTMHRFGWMPFDALAYLEQAIDLDPTNARWKWNKALVLIQLAKDLQMAPFIANAAITLEEAIASCGEHQRSLKDAIQNTIDNMDSYVFS